Proteins co-encoded in one Pararge aegeria chromosome 19, ilParAegt1.1, whole genome shotgun sequence genomic window:
- the LOC120632035 gene encoding b(0,+)-type amino acid transporter 1-like isoform X2, giving the protein MSSEKMENGDGVKNNTASLCGSNVKLRRELGLFSAINLILGVMIGSGIFVSPATALKHSGSVALCLIVWIVSGIISLLGALSFAELGTVVGKSGAEYAYFQAAFGKMHKFWGPLPSFICAWIYVVILRPAEVAIIVLTFAKYAIQPFTIHLQEDYKSMAIILGSLSALCNVPTKEGLSHQIKHLRERCIDNCNIIENSLPGQYISPDNVGQSALSYVEGLRTQIQSSETVIPTDENLIISRFVAELKVRNEDVEKLTAFTRAAILDAENEILRLESLTAVAEEALNKPRVDTTEVHPEQVQRAREHFRILKSELHGLIRSIFKDDSDLVSDITGQLMKEKLNEESNGYIQVTEDNKLIIEMLKDINISVLMTYINITSVKLFVKVQNLFGVCKVLACLIVIGGGLYEIQAGNTENLNKGFENSTTSLGGIAQALFSGLWAYDGWNSVTVVTEEIINPGTNVPLSIAVAVPLITGLYVFMNVAYMTVLTSAEMVSVPAVAVTFGERVLGPASFLIPLMVAIATFGCAMSVQFGVTRVCYSAARGGHMVEVFSYVNMKHMTPAPAVAFQAILTSIFIVVGRIDTLIDFASWLLWFFYGLAMVALLVLRKTQKDTPRPYRVPTVVPYCVLLISMFLTVFSVIDDPSMKYVTAILLILIGVGVYTIFVYHRKTPTTLLRKFTFLTQMLFQCVPPNTRDD; this is encoded by the exons ATGTCGTCCGAGAAGATGGAAAATGGGGATGGAGTTAAAAATAACACAGCGAGCCTGTGTGGAAGCAATGTGAAATTAAGACGAGAGCTCGGCCTGTTTTCAGCTATAAACCTTATATTAGGAGTCATGATAGGTTCTGGAATATTCGTGTCGCCAGCAACGGCCTTGAAACATTCTGGATCTGTGGCACTGTGCCTGATCGTATGGATTGTGTCTGGAATCATATCCTTATTAG GGGCGTTATCATTCGCTGAACTGGGAACAGTTGTTGGTAAATCCGGCGCTGAATATGCCTACTTTCAAGCAGCCTTTGGAAAAATGCACAAATTTTGGGGTCCGCTACCCTCCTTCATATGTGCCTGGATTTATGTTGTCATATTGAGACCAGCAGAAGTAGCCATTATTGTCCTGACTTTCGCAAAGTATGCAATACAGCCCTTTACAATTCATTTGCAAGAAGATTATAAGTCAATGGCAATAATACTAGGCTCTCTATCAGCACTATGTAA TGTTC CAACTAAAGAGGGGCTATCTCATCAAATAAAACACTTGCGCGAGCGATGTATCGACAATTGCAATATCATTGAGAATTCGCTTCCTGGGCAGTACATATCGCCTGACAATGTTGGTCAATCAGCTCTGTCTTACGTAGAAGGCTTACGAACACAGATTCAGAGCTCGGAAACAGTTATACCTACCGATGAAAACCTCATAATCAGTCGGTTCGTTGCGGAATTGAAAGTAAGAAACGAAGACGTCGAGAAACTAACTGCATTCACCCGAGCAGCAATTCTGGACGCTGAAAATGAAATACTAAG attagAATCCCTTACTGCAGTGGCAGAAGAAGCTCTGAATAAACCCAGAGTGGACACTACAGAAGTGCATCCAGAACAAGTTCAGAGAGCCAGAGAACACTTCCGCATCTTAAAGTCTGAGTTGCACGGATTAATACGTTCCATATTCAAAGATGATAGCGACTTAGTGTCTGATATTACTGGG CAATTAATGAAAGAGAAGCTGAATGAAGAGTCAAATGGATACATACAAGTAACAGAGGATAATAAGCTCATCATAGAAATGCTGAAAGACATCAA TATTTCAGTTCTAAtgacatacataaacataaccAGCGTGAAGTTGTTCGTGAAGGTGCAGAACTTATTCGGGGTGTGCAAAGTGTTAGCATGCCTCATCGTCATCGGTGGAGGCTTATATGAGATCCAAG CAGGCAACACTGAGAACCTAAATAAAGGCTTCGAGAACAGTACGACGAGCCTCGGCGGGATTGCGCAGGCGCTGTTCTCCGGACTGTGGGCTTACGATGGCTGGAACAGCGTCACCGTGGTCACAGAGGAGATCATCAACCCTGGCAC CAACGTCCCACTGAGTATAGCGGTAGCGGTGCCGCTAATAACAGGTCTGTACGTGTTCATGAACGTGGCGTACATGACGGTGCTGACGTCAGCCGAGATGGTATCCGTGCCGGCCGTGGCGGTGACCTTCGGGGAGAGGGTTTTGGGCCCGGCCAGCTTTCTCATACCGCTGATGGTGGCCATCGCCACGTTCGGCTGCGCTATGAGCGTGCAGTTCGGTGTTACCAG GGTGTGCTACTCGGCAGCACGCGGCGGTCACATGGTGGAGGTGTTCTCGTACGTGAACATGAAGCACATGACGCCCGCGCCCGCCGTCGCtttccag GCAATACTCACATCGATATTCATAGTAGTCGGCAGAATTGATACCTTAATAGACTTCGCGAGCTGGCTGCTATGGTTTTTCTATGGCCTAGCAATGGTAGCCTTGCTTGTATTAAGGAAAACCCAAAAGGATACCCCGAG gccGTACAGAGTTCCCACGGTCGTGCCGTACTGCGTATTACTGATATCGATGTTTCTAACTGTATTCTCAGTAATAGACGATCCATCGATGAAGTATGTAACAGCCATTCTGTTAATATTAATCGGAGTCGGCGTGTACACTATCTTCGTGTATCACAGAAAAACTCCTACTACATTgttaa GAAAATTCACATTCCTGACGCAAATGCTTTTCCAGTGTGTACCTCCTAACACTCGTGACGACTga
- the LOC120632035 gene encoding b(0,+)-type amino acid transporter 1-like isoform X1, whose translation MSSEKMENGDGVKNNTASLCGSNVKLRRELGLFSAINLILGVMIGSGIFVSPATALKHSGSVALCLIVWIVSGIISLLGALSFAELGTVVGKSGAEYAYFQAAFGKMHKFWGPLPSFICAWIYVVILRPAEVAIIVLTFAKYAIQPFTIHLQEDYKSMAIILGSLSALFLMTYINITSVKLFVKVQNLFGVCKVLACLIVIGGGLYEIQAGNTENLNKGFENSTTSLGGIAQALFSGLWAYDGWNSVTVVTEEIINPGTNVPLSIAVAVPLITGLYVFMNVAYMTVLTSAEMVSVPAVAVTFGERVLGPASFLIPLMVAIATFGCAMSVQFGVTRVCYSAARGGHMVEVFSYVNMKHMTPAPAVAFQAILTSIFIVVGRIDTLIDFASWLLWFFYGLAMVALLVLRKTQKDTPRPYRVPTVVPYCVLLISMFLTVFSVIDDPSMKYVTAILLILIGVGVYTIFVYHRKTPTTLLRKFTFLTQMLFQCVPPNTRDD comes from the exons ATGTCGTCCGAGAAGATGGAAAATGGGGATGGAGTTAAAAATAACACAGCGAGCCTGTGTGGAAGCAATGTGAAATTAAGACGAGAGCTCGGCCTGTTTTCAGCTATAAACCTTATATTAGGAGTCATGATAGGTTCTGGAATATTCGTGTCGCCAGCAACGGCCTTGAAACATTCTGGATCTGTGGCACTGTGCCTGATCGTATGGATTGTGTCTGGAATCATATCCTTATTAG GGGCGTTATCATTCGCTGAACTGGGAACAGTTGTTGGTAAATCCGGCGCTGAATATGCCTACTTTCAAGCAGCCTTTGGAAAAATGCACAAATTTTGGGGTCCGCTACCCTCCTTCATATGTGCCTGGATTTATGTTGTCATATTGAGACCAGCAGAAGTAGCCATTATTGTCCTGACTTTCGCAAAGTATGCAATACAGCCCTTTACAATTCATTTGCAAGAAGATTATAAGTCAATGGCAATAATACTAGGCTCTCTATCAGCACTAT TTCTAAtgacatacataaacataaccAGCGTGAAGTTGTTCGTGAAGGTGCAGAACTTATTCGGGGTGTGCAAAGTGTTAGCATGCCTCATCGTCATCGGTGGAGGCTTATATGAGATCCAAG CAGGCAACACTGAGAACCTAAATAAAGGCTTCGAGAACAGTACGACGAGCCTCGGCGGGATTGCGCAGGCGCTGTTCTCCGGACTGTGGGCTTACGATGGCTGGAACAGCGTCACCGTGGTCACAGAGGAGATCATCAACCCTGGCAC CAACGTCCCACTGAGTATAGCGGTAGCGGTGCCGCTAATAACAGGTCTGTACGTGTTCATGAACGTGGCGTACATGACGGTGCTGACGTCAGCCGAGATGGTATCCGTGCCGGCCGTGGCGGTGACCTTCGGGGAGAGGGTTTTGGGCCCGGCCAGCTTTCTCATACCGCTGATGGTGGCCATCGCCACGTTCGGCTGCGCTATGAGCGTGCAGTTCGGTGTTACCAG GGTGTGCTACTCGGCAGCACGCGGCGGTCACATGGTGGAGGTGTTCTCGTACGTGAACATGAAGCACATGACGCCCGCGCCCGCCGTCGCtttccag GCAATACTCACATCGATATTCATAGTAGTCGGCAGAATTGATACCTTAATAGACTTCGCGAGCTGGCTGCTATGGTTTTTCTATGGCCTAGCAATGGTAGCCTTGCTTGTATTAAGGAAAACCCAAAAGGATACCCCGAG gccGTACAGAGTTCCCACGGTCGTGCCGTACTGCGTATTACTGATATCGATGTTTCTAACTGTATTCTCAGTAATAGACGATCCATCGATGAAGTATGTAACAGCCATTCTGTTAATATTAATCGGAGTCGGCGTGTACACTATCTTCGTGTATCACAGAAAAACTCCTACTACATTgttaa GAAAATTCACATTCCTGACGCAAATGCTTTTCCAGTGTGTACCTCCTAACACTCGTGACGACTga